In Panicum virgatum strain AP13 chromosome 4N, P.virgatum_v5, whole genome shotgun sequence, a single window of DNA contains:
- the LOC120669420 gene encoding uncharacterized protein LOC120669420, which produces MAQNRVLMVTGGDGDDADVAIIGASSSGAAAAAAAGKGKGIARESTTGVVTGGRSTSTTADTGIEVVCEDGKEAQQNTSIVFPPSIGKASGSGAASCSANHQTRIDKFYKSPGSSFQAPFDIDLVRSRNQVQPRVDVMLTAGAREKLGKAWAKWFHANDIPGRKADCPYFRAAVKLSQEFGDGVHIPRGKEIDGPLLDRNFDDVEAHLAEFKEDWNEYGVTIMCDSWTGPTMMSIINFMIFCHGRMFFHKTVDASGCTQNSDFIYKILKEVVVVEVGIQNVVQIVTDNGANYKKACKLLIAEYTHITWQPCAAHTINLMLKDLGRFPLIEHVVDSAKKFCRFLYNHNR; this is translated from the exons ATGGCGCAAAACAGGGTGCTGATGGTGACAGGAGGCGATGGAGATGATGCTGATGTAGCCATTATTGGGGCATCGAGCagtggagctgctgctgctgctgctgctggcaaaGGCAAGGGTATCGCCAGGGAATCAACCACTGGTGTTGTGACCGGTGGTAGGAGCACGAGCACGACGGCGGACACCGGCATTGAGGTGGTCTGCGAAGATGGTAAAGAGGCACAACAGAACACTAGCATTGTTTT TCCTCCATCTATTGGTAAGGCAAGTGGTAGTGGGGCTGCAAGTTGTTCAGCTAATCATCAAACTAGAATTGACAAGTTTTACAAAAGTCCTGGTAGTTCTTTCCAAGCTCCCTTTGACATAGATTTGGTACGTAGTAGGAATCAAGTGCAGCCTCGAGTGGATGTTATGCTCACTGCGGGTGCTAGAGAGAAGCTTGGGAAAGCTTGGGCAAAGTGGTTCCATGCTAATGATATTCCTGGAAGGAAAGCGGACTGCCCATACTTTCGAGCAGCAGTCAAGTTATCTCAAGAGTTTGGAGATGGAGTGCATATTCCACGTGGAAAAGAAATAGATGGCCCATTATTGGATAGGAATTTTGATGATGTGGAGGCTCACTTAGCTGAATTCAAGGAAGACTGGAATGAATATGGAGTTACCAtcatgtgtgattcatggacaG GCCCTACTATGATGTCTATTATTAACTTTATGATCTTTTGCCATGGACGCATGTTCTTTCACAAGACTGTAGATGCATCTGGTTGTACCCAAAATTCAGATTTTATCTATAAGATTCTCAAAGAAGTGGTTGTTGTTGAGGTTGGGATACAAAATGTTGTTCAGATTGTCACAGATAATGGTGCCAACTACAAGAAAGCTTGCAAGCTGCTCATTGCTGAGTATACTCACATCACTTGGCAACCATGTGCTGCTCACACAATTAATTTGATGTTAAAGGACCTAGGGCGTTTTCCTCTTATTGAGCATGTAGTGGACAGTGCAAAGAAATTTTGTAGATTCTTGTATAACCATAATAGGTAA
- the LOC120671266 gene encoding uncharacterized protein LOC120671266, whose product MGPTVVARRKRGADDFLSAGDPFDLPRLMKRGRCSASATAADLGLSFPLESDPVEALQLIFPGADPQILRDHLQASGNVLDAAIRAYKDYLADRSTESSSAVTYAPSDNGANDAVPIQVDLPLSTIPTNGSEWAELIVKEMSSASDLVDAKNRAFKIHKLLEKSAARASPDEKHKMNKEHKIVKQMLGALLHQNGVLKRAFLIQHNRLKEYQEMVQERSQFNQVLEKYQKQIKALEEKNYALSFHLQQVNQCSSTYGYRNPDVF is encoded by the exons ATGGGGCCGACCGTCGTGGCGCGCCGGAAGCGCGGGGCGGACGACTTCCTCAGCGCCGGCGACCCCTTCGACCTGCCGCGCCTGATGAAGCGCGGCCGGTgctcggcgtcggcgaccgccgcGGACCTCGGCCTCAGCTTCCCGCTGGAGTCCGACCCGGTCGAAGCGCTCCAGCTTATCTTCCCCGGCGCCGACCCGCAG ATTCTACGAGATCATTTACAAGCGTCAGGAAATGTCTTGGATGCTGCAATCAGAGCATACAAAGATTATTTAGCAGATAGAAGTACAGAATCTTCTTCTGCCGTAACCTATGCTCCGTCCGACAACGGGGCAAATGATGCTGTCCCGATTCAAG TTGATTTGCCACTGTCAACTATTCCCACCAATGGCTCTGAATGGGCAGAGCTCATTGTCAAGGAGATGTCCTCTGCTTCAGATTTGGTTGACGCCAAGAATCGCGCCTTCAAGATACACAAACTATTGGAAAAATCTGCTGCTAGAGCTAGCCCAGATGAAAAGCACAAAATGAACAAG GAGCACAAGATAGTGAAGCAGATGCTGGGAGCCCTACTTCACCAGAACGGCGTTCTAAAGCGGGCATTCCTCATACAGCACAATCGGCTCAAGGAATATCAAGAGATGGTGCAGGAGCGGTCTCAATTCAATCAGGTCCTCGAGAAGTACCAGAAGCAAATAAAGGCATTAGAG GAGAAGAACTATGCCTTGTCATTTCATCTTCAGCAAGTGAACCAATGCAGCAGCACCTATGGTTATCGCAATCCGGACGTCTTCTAA
- the LOC120669418 gene encoding desmethyl-deoxy-podophyllotoxin synthase-like, whose protein sequence is MNQELQSFHHYYFLVVILLLPLLAVKLRRRNHGTNLPPGPWRLPVIGSLHHLVGALPHRAMRDLARRHGPLMLLHLGELPVVVASAPDAAREVMRTHDAAFATRPRTATLRELTRDGLGVAFAPHGEHWRQLRKLCVTELLSARRVRSLRRGREAEAANLVASVASLSSASAPAPPKPVNVSALLATYVTDAIVRVVVVDRISDRDAFMEKIDEGVKVAAGFSLADVFPSSRLARAFSGAARRAQAHHREMTRLLDSVIEEHRQRRAAGAGNEEEDLLDVLLRIQKDGGLQVPLDMGTIRAVIIDLFGAGSETTATTLQWAMAELMRHPAALRKAQAEVRRVLAGASRVTEDALPELRYLQLVLKETLRLHAAVPLLLPRECQEETRYALGYDVPRGAMVLVNAWAIGRDAAIWGPDAEEFRPERFEDGGARAEADFRGTDFEFVPFGAGRRICPGIGLGLAVMELGLASLLFHFDWELPGGAAPEELHMAEGLGITARRKTDLWMQATVRVPAPNICIGSAMKLDCTSQKDKISKLAGEPVVSDINEDKIRQCREGIRDLPGETVAG, encoded by the exons ATGAACCAAGAACTCCAATCCTTCCACCATTA CTACTTCTTGGTCGTGATCTTGCTGCTACCTCTCCTCGCCGTCAAGCTCCGGCGGCGCAACCACGGCACGAACCTGCCTCCAGGGCCATGGCGGCTACCGGTGATCGGCAGCCTGCACCACCTCGTGGGCGCTCTCCCGCACCGCGCCATGCGTGACCTGGCCCGGCGGCACGGCCCGCTCATGCTGCTCCACCTTGGCGAGCTCCCGGTCGTGGTGGCGTCGGCACCCGACGCGGCGCGAGAGGTCATGAGGACCCACGACGCCGCGTTCGCGACGCGGCCCCGGACCGCCACCCTCCGGGAGCTCACGCGGGACGGGCTCGGCGTCGCGTTCGCCCCGCACGGCGAGCACTGGCGCCAGCTCCGCAAGCTCTGCGTCACCGAGCTGCTCAGCGCGCGGCGCGTGCGGTccctccgccgcgggcgcgaGGCCGAGGCCGCCAACCTCGTCGCGTCCGTCGCATCGCtgtcgtcggcgtcggcgccggcgccgcccaagCCCGTGAACGTCAGCGCCCTTCTCGCCACGTACGTCACTGACGCGATCGTTCGTGTCGTGGTGGTCGACAGAATCAGCGACCGGGACGCGTTCATGGAGAAGATCGACGAGGGCGTGAAGGTGGCCGCGGGGTTCAGCCTCGCCGACGTGTTCCCGTCGTCACGGCTCGCGCGCGCGTTCAGCggggcggcgcgccgcgcgcagGCGCACCACCGCGAGATGACCCGGCTCCTGGACAGCGTCATCGAGGAGCACAGGCAGAggagggcggccggcgccggcaacGAGGAGGAAGACCTCCTCGACGTGCTGCTCAGGATCCAGAAGGACGGCGGCCTGCAGGTTCCCCTCGACATGGGCACCATTCGCGCCGTGATCATC GATCTTTTCGGTGCCGGGAGCgagacgacggcgacgacgctgCAGTGGGCGATGGCGGAGCTGATGCGGCacccggcggcgctgcgcaagGCGCAGGCTGAGGTGCGCCGCGTGCTCGCCGGGGCGAGCCGCGTGACGGAGGACGCGCTGCCGGAGCTGCGCTACCTGCAGCTCGTCTTGAAGGAGACGCTGCGGCTGCACGCCGCGGTGCCGCTGCTCCTCCCGCGCGAGTGCCAGGAGGAGACGCGCTACGCCCTCGGCTACGACGTGCCCAGGGGCGCGATGGTGCTGGTCAACGCGTGGGCGATCGGCCGGGACGCCGCGATCTGGGGCCCCGACGCCGAGGAGTTCCGGCCGGAGAGGttcgaggacggcggcgcccgGGCGGAGGCGGACTTCAGGGGCACGGACTTCGAGTTCGTGCCGTTCGGCGCGGGCAGGAGGATCTGCCCCGGCATAGGGCTTGGCCTCGCCGTGATGGAGCTCGGGCTCGCCAGCCTCCTCTTCCACTTCGACTGGGAGCTCCCCGGAGGCGCTGCGCCGGAGGAGCTCCACATGGCCGAGGGGCTCGGGATCACGGCGAGGAGGAAGACCGACCTGTGGATGCAGGCCACCGTCCGCGTACCAGCACCTAATATCT GCATTGGAAGTGCTATGAAATTAGATTGCACATCTCAAAAGGACAAGATCTCCAAG CTTGCCGGTGAGCCTGTTGTTTCTGACATCAACGAGGACAAGATTCGGCAATGCCGCGAGGGCATCCGGGATCTCCCCGGTGAGACGGTTGCCGGCTAG
- the LOC120669419 gene encoding uncharacterized protein LOC120669419, protein MLNINVLCNDSYACFLFRLHAMMREKIGGELIRWNATRFGTVYLFLQSFWDRKDQFKLWMASKDWEDCAWAGEEDHEYTEACLSQKNWWNDMELVLKAVSPIYTVLRFADQQKNATVSGFLEKMTRAVKDISTNLSDRRHKDLLDSWKQIINKRLHYLLNDTLIVAAAALDPKTIYTTKLSKSSKCKHAVTLALKKLARSSSKASAAIDQYILFRKQGKLFGGEEARRSALNGRVSAADWWDQYGGDYPDLQYFAKRIVSQCMSSSGCERNWSTFALVHTKLRNRLSYDKLHKLVYVHYNLKLRIQLFQDEMQSLQDMQCHLESDSDPCSILMDCAMYDEDNPIMDWLCNSRSQSVPTLDEYVDSDLDLEPPNPSAFIVEELGMDEAEVAAFKNVTFPKKRGKKRRLAYEEEEEEDFADDVESDSAQGSPTYVESGDSSSDDGGDNGEFSVLIVFSTFFVLSLSRPHIFDQNVIFVEGHGDDGDIGRACGDEEPVGDPNNGGGTNEL, encoded by the exons ATGCTGAATATAAATGTGCTGTGTAATGACTCTTATGCTTGCTTTCTGTTCAGGCTGCATGCTATGATGAGAGAGAAGATAGGAGGAGAGCTGATTCGGTGGAACGCCACTAGGTTTGGCACGGTTTACCTATTTCTTCAGAGTTTTTGGGATaggaaggatcaatttaagttaTGGATGGCATCTAAGGACTGGGAGGATTGTGCATGGGCTGGTGAAGAGGACCATGAATACACTGAGGCTTGTTTGTCCCAAAAGAACTGGTGGAATGATATGGAGTTGGTGTTAAAAGCTGTCTCACCAATATATACTGTCCTTCGGTTTGCTGATCAGCAGAAAAATGCTACTGTATCTGGATTTCTTGAAAAAATGACACGTGCTGTAAAGGACATAAGTACCAATTTAAGTGACCGAAGACATAAAGATCTCCTTGACAGTTGGAAGCAAATAATCAACAAAAGGCTTCACTATCTTCTTAATGATACTCTCATAGTTGCAG CTGCTGCACTAGACCCAAAAACAATTTATACTACCAAGCTTTCAAAAAgttcaaaatgcaaacatgCTGTAACATTGGCTCTGAAGAAGCTTGCtcgttcatcttcaaaggcttcCGCTGCAATTGACCAATATATCCTCTTTAGAAAGCAAGGAAAGTTATTTGGAGGAGAAGAGGCTCGAAGGTCGGCCCTTAATGGCCGTGTGAGTGCAG CTGATTGGTGGGATCAATATGGCGGGGACTACCCGGACCTGCAATACTTTGCAAAGCGTATTGTTTCACAATGTATGTCTTCTAGCGGCTGTGAAAGAAATTGGAGCACCTTTGCCTTGGTTCATACCAAATTGAGAAATCGTTTAAGTTATGACAAGCTCCATAAATTAGTTTATGTGCACTATAATTTGAAGTTGCGCATCCAACTATTTCAAGACGAAATGCAAAGCCTTCAGGACATGCAATGCCATCTTGAATCAGATTCTGATCCTTGTAGCATCTTGATGGATTGTGCTATGTATGATGAAGACAACCCGATCATGGATTGGTTGTGCAACTCTAGAAGTCAGTCAGTACCGACTCTTGATGAATATGTTGATAGTGATCTTGACCTTGAACCACCCAATCCTAGTGCATTTATTGTAGAAGAGTTGGGGATGGACGAAGCAGAGGTGGCTGCATTTAAGAATGTTACTTTTCCCAAAAAACGTGGTAAGAAAAGAAGGTTAGcatatgaggaagaagaggaagaagatttTGCAGATGATGTTGAATCAGATTCTGCCCAAGGTAGCCCTACGTATGTCGAGTCAGGGGACAGCAGCTCTGATGATGGAGGTGATAATGGTGAGTTTTCAGTTTTGATTGTATTCTCCACATTCTTTGTATTAAGTTTGTCAAGGCCACATATATTCGATCAAAATGTTATTTTTGTCGAAGGTCACGGTGATGATGGTGACATTGGACGGGCTTGTGGTGATGAAGAACCTGTTGGAGATCCAAATAATGGTGGTGGTACAAATGAGCTTTGA
- the LOC120669417 gene encoding uncharacterized protein LOC120669417: protein MDIAELNDGVDPEANCRIEVKVTSYLSVVDGRREYKKGSTIGWWVDPEEYAIVELVKDVQTYYQWADYQDTEFWYVGEGNDYVKLCNDAELLCLLRASRKVTFEMKVVGEQHMIETEHVEQHVNDMQLAVVTDNGMVEQAVVVNEEMCEGDELLKDPVFGHTVAGPSRVDEEEIEHYMIEGVDPEGDEPAGANEEWRYFQKGKKVADKAKDKEKEKAREKQTPNPEAVPSDAGKEQDHDPEAVPSDEAVLVASSFVPITTFDRDNPKIVEGSTFPDKDGFLMTFRQFCIKNEFETKLKHNDKERYRVVCKFAGCPWKIHVKKLLGCETFRVVQIGPRHLCTSTSKVTGKEATAAWIADRVKKMLLKNAALGAKTLKERLEGQYNVTLSYSKVWEGKKCALKDIQCTWEDSFKLLWNWKAAVEAACPGIAQHARSAQQDASCIAPPT from the exons ATGGATATTGCAGAGTTAAACGACGG GGTTGATCCGGAGGCAAATTGTAGAATAGAGGTTAAAGTGACTTCATATTTAAGTGTGGTAGATGGAAGACGTGAGTACAAGAAAGGCAGTACTATTGGTTGGTGGGTTGATCCAGAGGAGTATGCCATCGTCGAATTGGTGAAGGATGTGCAAACTTACTATCAGTGGGCAGATTATCAGGATACAGAGTTCTGGTATGTTGGTGAGGGCAATGACTATGTGAAGTTGTGCAATGATGCTGAGCTTCTATGTTTGCTTAGAGCTTCCAGGAAAGTGACTTTTGAGATGAAAGTTGTAGGagagcagcacatgattgaaacAGAACATGTTGAGCAGCATGTTAATGACATGCAACTTGCAGTAGTTACTGACAATGGAATGGTTGAACAGGCTGTTGTTGTGAATGAGGAGATGTGTGAAGGCGATGAGCTTTTGAAAGATCCCGTATTTGGACATACCGTAGCTGGTCCGAGTAGAGTAGATGAGGAAGAAATAGAACACTATATGATAGAGGGTGTTGATCCTGAAGGAGATGAGCCAGCAGGTGCCAATGAGGAATGGAGATACTTCCAGAAAGGGAAGAAGGTTGCTGACAAGGCAAAGgataaagaaaaggagaaagcaAGAGAGAAGCAGACTCCAAATCCTGAGGCTGTGCCTAGTGATGCGGGAAAGGAACAAGACCATGATCCTGAGGCTGTGCCTAGTGATGAGGCAGTTCTTGTTGCTTCATCTTTCGTCCCTATCACAACCTTCGATAGGGACAATCCAAAGATAGTGGAAGGATCCACATTTCCTGACAAAGATGGTTTTCTCATGACTTTTAGGCAGTTCTGCATcaaaaatgaatttgagacaAAGCTTAAACACAACGACAAAGAAAGGTACAGAGTTGTTTGCAAATTTGCTGGATGCCCGTGGAAAATACACGTGAAGAAGTTACTTGGTTGTGAAACTTTCAGG GTTGTCCAAATTGGTCCTAGGCATTTATGTACTAGCACTAGTAAGGTGACCGGCAAAGAGGCAACTGCAGCTTGGATTGCTGACAGGGTGAAAAAGATGTTACTAAAAAATGCAGCACTTGGTGCCAAGACCTTGAAAGAAAGGTTGGAAGGTCAGTACAATGTAACTTTGTCATACAGCAAGGTCTGGGAAGGCAAGAAGTGTGCACTAAAGGACATCCAGTGCACCTGGGAGGATAGTTTCAAGTTGCTTTGGAATTGGAAAGCAGCAGTTGAAGCTGCTTGTCCGGGTATTGCTCAGCACGCTCGATCAGCTCAGCAAGATGCATCTTGTATTGCTCCTCCCACTTGA
- the LOC120671268 gene encoding uncharacterized protein LOC120671268, whose amino-acid sequence MSAVVCGKRSSSIFADELLPPSPPSPHHHHPAAKRSRRSPPHRGRREALLLQLTSLFPDMDPQLLEKALEASGDDLDSAIKSLNELRLESTGFKSENGQHTVIQPSVEGIPNGAVDSATEHPPAADNYQTSNNGSEWVELFVREMTNASDIDDARARASRALEALEKSIVERAGAEASQNLHKENMMLKEQLTVVLRENAVLKRAVAIQHERQKEFDERSHEVESLKQLVLQYQEQVRTLEINNYALTMHLKQAQQNNSIPGRFNPDVF is encoded by the exons aTGTCTGCGGTAGTCTGTGGCAAGAGGTCCTCATCCATCTTCGCCGACGAGCTCCTCCCGCcgtcccctccctcccctcaccaccaccacccggcGGCCAAGAGGTCCCGCCGCTCCCCGCCGCACCGCGGCCGCCGGGAGGCGCTCCTGCTCCAGCTGACCTCCCTCTTCCCCGACATGGATCCCCAG TTGCTTGAAAAGGCTCTGGAAGCATCTGGAGATGACTTAGATTCTGCAATAAAGAGTTTGAACGAGCTGCGCTTGGAGTCCACTGGTTTCAAGTCCGAAAATGGCCAGCATACTGTAATTCAGCCATCTGTTGAAG GCATTCCTAATGGTGCCGTGGATTCCGCTACAGAACATCCGCCTGCCGCTGATAATTATCAGACAAGTAATAATGGCTCTGAATGGGTTGAACTATTTGTCAGAGAGATGACTAATGCTTCTGACATAGATGACGCACGGGCTCGGGCATCTAGAGCTTTGGAAGCTTTGGAGAAGTCCATTGTAGAGCGTGCCGGAGCTGAAGCTTCACAAAATCTGCATAAG GAAAACATGATGCTTAAGGAGCAATTGACGGTCGTTCTGCGAGAGAACGCTGTCCTGAAGCGGGCGGTCGCCATTCAGCATGAGCGCCAAAAGGAGTTTGATGAAAGGTCTCATGAAGTCGAAAGCTTGAAGCAACTTGTTTTGCAGTACCAGGAACAAGTGAGGACATTAGAG ATAAACAACTATGCCCTCACAATGCACCTCAAGCAGGCTCAGCAGAACAACTCCATACCCGGGCGTTTCAATCCTGATGTCTTCTAA